The DNA sequence CCGTTGGCAGCTTGGGAGCTTCGTAGGCCAGGAACGCGTTCAACTCAGTAGCAGCAATGCCCCAGCGTACCAGGTCATAGAAGCGGTGACCTTCACCCGACAGTTCCAGCTTACGCTCGAAACGAACCGCCTTGCGAGCGGCATCCTGATTAGCGAAAGCTGTGGTGTACTCGCTGATAACGTAGTTAGCCGCTGGCTTACCATTCTGGATAACAAATCCGGCCGGATCAGCCGCCCGCTTGCGAACCTGGTTGATGTAGGTACGGGCTTTCTCCAGGCTACCTACTTCTATTTCGGCTTCAGCAGCCATCAGCAGTACATCGGCAAAACGGATGATGTTGTAGTTAATGGCCGAATAACCATCCGTCCAGGAACTGGCATCTGTCAGGGTCTTGTCCTGCGATTTGTAGAAGACGAATTTCTTGGGGGCGTAAGGACCACCAAAGCCCTGGTCACGTACCCAATCCAGACCTGGGTGAGGCTGCCAATCCAGGTATTGAATACCCCGGCGACCTACCGAGTGATCCAGACGTGGATCCAGTGGACCAGCGTCCGGCGTAAAGGGCTCAGCCGATTTGATACCCTGGTCGGTTACCAACTGATTAGCACCTACGTTGTACGAACCGTCCAGCAATGGGAGACCATTCGCGTTCGTACGGAACGAGTTGGCCAGTTCAAAGCTCGGCTGGAAGAAGCCGCAGCAGCCAGCAGGACCGCTCGAGCCGGTGTTGTACGGGAAGTTAAGAACGAGGTCCGGGTTGGCGTTGTCAGAGCTACCGGCGTTAGCGGCTGCCTGAATAGCGAAGACCGACTCTTCGTTGTTATCAAATTCAGCGTTGAATACGTTCGCGTATTTCGCAACCAGACCATACTTCTTACCGTTTGCCGTTTTACCATTGGCAATGATCAGATCGAAGAGGGTCTTGGCATCGGCATACTTCTTCTGGTACATGTACGTTTTGGCCAGATACGAAGCAGCCGCCCACTTGTTAGCCCGACCGGCTGCATCCTGCGTTTCGGCGAGGTTATCATAAGCCGCTTTGAAATCAGCTTCGATCTTTGGCCAGATGTCCACATCGTTGCCAATGGCATCAACACCGGTACCGTAGTCCTTCGTTTCGTCAACGTAAGGAACCATGTTAAAGGCACGCTTCAGTTCGAAATAGTAGTGACCCCGCAGA is a window from the Spirosoma rigui genome containing:
- a CDS encoding RagB/SusD family nutrient uptake outer membrane protein, which gives rise to MKKTIKKGAGILLLVTCISYACKDQYLVVQPTGQLAGSQLSTKAGLDGLLLSAYSQLNARGFTQSASSNNWVRGSISGGDANKGSNSGDFNALTPFQRYEVQAASGEVNQKWQAMYEGVSRANAVLRTLSAAGADVSDVDKKRIGAEARFLRGHYYFELKRAFNMVPYVDETKDYGTGVDAIGNDVDIWPKIEADFKAAYDNLAETQDAAGRANKWAAASYLAKTYMYQKKYADAKTLFDLIIANGKTANGKKYGLVAKYANVFNAEFDNNEESVFAIQAAANAGSSDNANPDLVLNFPYNTGSSGPAGCCGFFQPSFELANSFRTNANGLPLLDGSYNVGANQLVTDQGIKSAEPFTPDAGPLDPRLDHSVGRRGIQYLDWQPHPGLDWVRDQGFGGPYAPKKFVFYKSQDKTLTDASSWTDGYSAINYNIIRFADVLLMAAEAEIEVGSLEKARTYINQVRKRAADPAGFVIQNGKPAANYVISEYTTAFANQDAARKAVRFERKLELSGEGHRFYDLVRWGIAATELNAFLAYEAPKLPTGYLGAKFTAGKDEYMPVPQTQIDIQKGLLKQNPGY